Proteins found in one Sulfurospirillum diekertiae genomic segment:
- a CDS encoding ADP-ribosylglycohydrolase family protein, with translation MLGAIFGDICGSVYEFHPVESYQFPLLTDKSQFTDDTVLTLAIADALMNKKDIAKTLKAYAREHVFKGYGLRFNDWVWDEKSEPYWSFGNGSAMRVSSVGFLYDSIEDVLEYAQKSAEVTHNHTEGIKGAQATALAIFLARQHASKDEIKHEIETRFGYNLSKTLAEIEKNYRFNETCQGSVPEAIIAFLESEDYESAIRNAIWLKGDADTQACIAGGIAEAFYGDIPESFKEKIYTSLPQEMLEIIEQFYAYMDFKNSIIEEDLACIEKNFHTLIYKVINDDFPSINTSNITLPKLTIPFDTKSKQWIGIEGMYGGFSYTFDDSDCVLKFFVENWCRIFDGLDKKHIVTAEGFLCVGANIM, from the coding sequence ATGCTAGGTGCAATTTTTGGTGATATTTGTGGCTCTGTTTATGAATTTCATCCCGTAGAAAGTTATCAATTTCCACTACTAACAGATAAATCTCAATTTACAGATGATACGGTGTTAACCCTTGCCATTGCAGATGCTTTGATGAATAAGAAAGACATAGCCAAAACCCTCAAAGCATATGCAAGAGAACATGTATTTAAAGGCTATGGACTGCGCTTTAATGATTGGGTGTGGGACGAAAAGAGTGAGCCTTATTGGAGCTTTGGTAATGGTAGTGCCATGAGAGTTTCATCTGTTGGTTTTTTATATGACTCCATAGAGGATGTTTTAGAATATGCTCAAAAAAGTGCAGAAGTTACCCACAATCATACAGAAGGAATCAAAGGGGCACAAGCAACAGCGCTTGCCATTTTTTTAGCCCGACAACACGCCTCAAAAGATGAAATCAAACACGAAATAGAAACACGATTTGGATACAACCTTAGTAAAACCCTCGCTGAAATAGAAAAGAACTATCGCTTTAATGAAACATGCCAAGGAAGCGTTCCTGAGGCTATTATTGCTTTTTTAGAATCAGAAGATTATGAAAGTGCTATTCGTAATGCCATTTGGCTCAAAGGGGATGCCGATACACAAGCGTGTATTGCTGGTGGTATCGCAGAAGCATTTTATGGAGATATTCCCGAATCTTTTAAAGAAAAAATTTATACATCACTGCCACAAGAAATGCTTGAAATCATCGAACAATTTTATGCCTATATGGATTTTAAAAACAGCATCATAGAAGAAGATTTAGCATGTATTGAAAAAAATTTTCACACACTGATTTATAAAGTCATCAATGATGATTTTCCAAGCATCAATACATCTAACATTACACTACCAAAGCTCACTATCCCTTTTGATACTAAATCAAAACAATGGATTGGCATTGAAGGGATGTATGGGGGTTTCAGTTATACTTTTGATGATAGTGATTGTGTTCTCAAATTTTTTGTTGAAAATTGGTGCAGAATTTTTGATGGGTTGGATAAAAAGCATATTGTAACAGCCGAAGGATTTTTGTGCGTTGGGGCTAATATTATGTAG
- a CDS encoding SIR2 family NAD-dependent protein deacylase → MIKKCSLDEDGAFFLEMDDEPVKFIFDQTLSHSYLNSAYLEKSGMAKLYFGKEGFYLHFQPLNRDEFLIDEEIDGIFGTDIFRYFNVTLTNQTISFEKKVQYNVTFLTGAGISQESGIETFRGKNGLWNNIPIERVCTADAYQHNKEEVIEFYNQRRLQLSNKVPNKTHLEIAKFQNKYPNNVFVITQNVDNLLEKAGCNAILHLHGYLPNLRCSNHECDYVINIGYALQENDVCPLCHQALRPDIVFFNEPAPNYALLENILNKTDILVVIGTSGQVLNINKMATRVSFSLFSTLEQSSVVNDTLFDDVIYGKATETIDSIIEIIENKLIVHS, encoded by the coding sequence ATGATTAAAAAATGTTCTTTAGACGAAGATGGTGCATTTTTCCTTGAGATGGATGATGAGCCTGTAAAATTTATTTTTGATCAAACCCTCTCTCATTCCTACCTCAATTCTGCCTATTTAGAAAAAAGTGGCATGGCTAAACTCTACTTTGGAAAAGAAGGCTTTTATCTTCACTTTCAACCCCTCAATAGAGATGAGTTTTTAATTGATGAAGAGATTGATGGCATTTTTGGAACTGATATTTTCAGATATTTTAATGTCACTCTTACTAACCAAACCATCTCTTTTGAGAAAAAAGTCCAATACAATGTCACATTTTTAACTGGAGCTGGTATTAGTCAAGAATCTGGAATTGAGACGTTTAGAGGCAAAAATGGGTTATGGAACAATATTCCAATAGAGCGTGTTTGCACTGCAGATGCATACCAACATAACAAAGAAGAAGTCATTGAGTTTTACAATCAAAGACGCTTACAGCTAAGCAACAAAGTTCCAAATAAAACGCACCTAGAAATAGCAAAATTCCAAAATAAATATCCTAATAATGTCTTTGTAATCACTCAAAATGTAGACAATCTACTTGAAAAAGCAGGTTGTAATGCCATTCTTCATTTGCATGGCTATTTACCAAACTTACGTTGTTCAAACCACGAGTGTGATTATGTTATCAACATTGGGTACGCATTGCAAGAAAATGATGTATGTCCTTTGTGTCATCAAGCCTTAAGACCTGATATTGTCTTTTTTAATGAGCCAGCTCCCAACTATGCCCTTTTAGAAAACATATTGAACAAAACAGATATTTTGGTGGTTATTGGAACAAGTGGGCAAGTCCTTAACATTAACAAAATGGCAACGAGAGTTAGTTTTTCCCTCTTTAGCACATTAGAACAAAGTTCAGTAGTCAATGACACTTTGTTTGATGATGTCATTTATGGTAAAGCTACTGAAACGATAGATTCGATTATAGAGATTATCGAAAATAAACTGATTGTTCATTCCTAA
- a CDS encoding DNA polymerase Y family protein, with translation MKLHMDLDCYFVSAERTRYPFLKGRPVVVAKGSDKRIFSKEKKDAVLIEESGAFNSVLEFSNHFNSKNIVNEWKKEFKDKEGVIHGIVIAKSYEAKTYKIKTGTSLRDALVMCPGLIVLPSDHLFYQMLSFKLKAYLETKIPLLEQYSIDEFWGDIGGWIEEENTLAFIQALQQEILERFDLPISIAASKSKWIAKLATDTIKPYGTKVIEAHEVNAFTDPMKIEEFPGIGRAIERRLKSYGAETLGDAKRMQRLFESYGKTGKELYLKILGEDNEPVHPSRERKGIGISRNFAAIGEREELKRRVLILSRYLSYTISKLGLNPTTFYMKLRYQYGTKSAKSITHDRLFNEAFFIDLAQSLFDELDTHPHYKIHYIGLGASNCTGIHQRKSFSILEIEKDTKHAKLTQGLMKIRDKYGVDMIGYAKERVG, from the coding sequence GTGAAACTGCATATGGATTTGGATTGTTATTTTGTATCGGCTGAACGCACACGTTATCCTTTTTTAAAAGGTCGTCCTGTCGTTGTTGCCAAAGGAAGCGATAAGCGCATCTTCTCTAAAGAGAAAAAAGATGCCGTACTCATAGAAGAAAGTGGGGCGTTTAACTCTGTATTGGAATTTAGCAATCACTTTAACTCTAAAAATATCGTCAATGAATGGAAAAAAGAGTTTAAAGACAAAGAGGGCGTTATCCACGGTATCGTGATTGCCAAAAGCTATGAAGCTAAAACGTATAAAATAAAAACAGGCACCTCTTTAAGAGATGCCCTTGTCATGTGTCCTGGTCTTATTGTGCTTCCGAGTGACCATCTCTTTTACCAAATGCTCTCCTTTAAACTCAAAGCCTACCTTGAAACCAAAATACCCCTCTTAGAGCAATACAGCATTGATGAATTTTGGGGAGATATTGGTGGCTGGATAGAAGAGGAGAACACGCTAGCCTTTATTCAAGCCTTGCAACAAGAGATTTTAGAACGCTTTGATTTGCCTATCTCCATTGCTGCTAGTAAAAGCAAATGGATTGCAAAGCTTGCCACCGATACCATTAAGCCTTATGGGACTAAAGTCATTGAAGCTCATGAAGTTAATGCTTTTACAGACCCTATGAAGATAGAAGAGTTCCCAGGGATTGGAAGAGCCATAGAGCGGCGGTTAAAAAGCTATGGGGCAGAAACACTGGGAGATGCTAAACGCATGCAACGACTCTTTGAATCCTATGGAAAAACAGGCAAAGAGCTCTATCTAAAAATCTTAGGAGAAGACAACGAACCCGTTCATCCTTCCAGAGAGCGAAAAGGCATTGGTATCAGTCGTAACTTTGCAGCCATTGGAGAGAGGGAAGAGTTAAAACGCAGAGTGCTGATACTCTCACGGTATCTAAGCTACACCATCAGTAAACTAGGACTCAATCCCACCACCTTTTATATGAAGCTGCGTTACCAATACGGCACCAAGTCTGCTAAATCTATCACCCATGATCGGTTATTCAATGAAGCTTTCTTTATTGACCTTGCCCAAAGCCTCTTTGATGAACTCGACACTCATCCTCATTATAAGATTCATTACATTGGATTGGGGGCGAGTAATTGCACAGGCATTCATCAACGTAAAAGCTTTTCGATTTTGGAGATTGAAAAGGATACCAAACATGCCAAACTGACCCAAGGGCTTATGAAAATTAGGGATAAGTATGGGGTGGATATGATAGGGTATGCAAAGGAGAGGGTAGGGTAA
- a CDS encoding LexA family transcriptional regulator — protein sequence MELGHVIDNLKDVLSLELGNKRVFDKDVAYALGLSRESFSHLKRRNSVPYEAIVFFCAKRAISINWILFDQLPKSLEEKTERFARIKYFKELHTSAGGGAWNDEEGFEYMYIHYEGLNSFSHAQEASLHAINVIGDSMEPTLKDKEIILCDTTCKEFEDGDIFMIHTLEGLFVKRLFQDAKGTISLRSDNPNYTPTCINKLGLDDITLIGKVIAKVEKELCR from the coding sequence ATGGAGCTTGGGCATGTGATTGACAATCTCAAAGATGTGTTAAGCCTGGAACTTGGCAATAAACGCGTGTTTGATAAAGATGTCGCTTATGCCCTTGGACTCTCACGGGAGAGCTTTTCGCATCTAAAGAGACGCAATTCCGTTCCGTATGAAGCCATTGTCTTTTTTTGTGCCAAGAGAGCTATTTCGATTAATTGGATTTTATTTGATCAATTGCCAAAGTCCTTGGAAGAAAAGACAGAACGGTTCGCGCGCATCAAATACTTTAAAGAGCTTCACACCAGTGCGGGCGGTGGGGCGTGGAATGATGAAGAGGGTTTTGAGTACATGTACATCCATTACGAGGGATTAAATAGTTTTTCGCACGCACAAGAAGCGTCTCTTCACGCGATTAATGTTATAGGCGATTCTATGGAACCCACACTTAAAGATAAAGAGATTATTTTATGCGACACTACATGTAAAGAGTTTGAGGATGGAGATATTTTTATGATTCACACACTTGAAGGCTTGTTTGTCAAAAGACTCTTTCAAGACGCAAAGGGCACCATCTCTTTACGAAGTGACAATCCAAATTACACGCCTACATGTATAAATAAATTAGGGTTAGACGATATAACGCTTATTGGCAAAGTGATAGCAAAGGTAGAGAAAGAGCTATGCAGATAA
- a CDS encoding YcjX family protein — MKTTLYKNTIETPINAIKNLGDYLPNISLPSNNIKIAITGLSRAGKTVFITSLVDQLLYQSKLASITNKKLFKVTIKSPNLMTKRFDYYTYIDMLKKDNVWPKGTDEITNIVLEFESEKRFPWIVENKFCIELIDYPGEWLLDLSLLDMSFEEWSEKTLTWLTQIDDPLVHHYLQTINDVKTIEDKELWIKVHEEYKALLYHLKKNHYSQLTPGRFIMPSDLASDPILHFAPIKENNEKLHKFFKSNYTNYVKKVVKEIHLEYFKGFDRQVVLVDVVEALQNGYACYKDMKLGLQSMFYLYDHKNKNPISQWFSPSIKKVLFIATKADEVSSSQHANFSLLLDDMIEGLKKDMDIKHIKTDTQLVAALKTTKTIKKEHGGQMLSFIEGILEKDGKLHHVYPGEIPSQFPSKDTWENQEESFKFLPPKKSYRDNEPLEHINMDKAIHKLIGDLL, encoded by the coding sequence ATGAAAACAACTCTCTATAAGAACACGATAGAAACCCCCATTAATGCGATAAAGAATTTAGGTGACTATTTACCGAACATATCTTTGCCATCCAACAATATCAAAATAGCTATAACGGGTCTTAGCCGAGCAGGAAAAACCGTTTTTATCACTTCATTGGTGGACCAACTCCTTTATCAAAGTAAATTAGCCAGCATTACCAATAAAAAGCTATTTAAAGTCACTATAAAATCCCCAAATTTGATGACCAAACGCTTTGATTATTACACCTACATTGATATGCTTAAGAAAGACAATGTATGGCCTAAAGGCACCGATGAGATAACGAATATTGTGCTTGAGTTTGAATCTGAAAAGCGTTTTCCATGGATTGTAGAAAATAAATTTTGTATAGAACTGATAGATTATCCAGGAGAGTGGCTACTTGATTTATCTTTACTTGATATGAGTTTTGAAGAGTGGAGCGAAAAAACATTAACGTGGCTTACTCAAATAGATGATCCTTTAGTACATCATTACCTCCAAACAATTAACGATGTAAAGACGATTGAGGATAAAGAGCTATGGATAAAAGTCCACGAAGAATACAAAGCACTTCTGTATCATCTTAAAAAAAACCACTATTCTCAGCTAACTCCAGGAAGATTTATCATGCCCTCGGATTTAGCGAGTGACCCTATCTTGCATTTTGCTCCTATTAAAGAAAACAATGAAAAACTCCACAAATTTTTTAAATCTAACTATACTAACTATGTGAAAAAAGTGGTTAAAGAAATTCACTTAGAGTATTTTAAAGGATTTGACAGACAAGTGGTTTTGGTGGATGTCGTCGAAGCTCTTCAAAATGGCTATGCATGCTACAAAGATATGAAATTAGGGCTGCAAAGTATGTTTTATTTATATGACCACAAAAATAAAAATCCTATTTCACAATGGTTTTCTCCATCAATTAAAAAAGTGCTTTTTATAGCAACTAAGGCTGATGAAGTTTCTTCATCTCAGCATGCAAATTTCAGTTTGTTGCTAGATGATATGATAGAAGGCTTGAAAAAAGATATGGATATAAAACATATTAAGACAGACACTCAATTGGTTGCAGCCCTTAAAACAACAAAAACCATTAAAAAAGAGCATGGGGGTCAGATGCTCTCTTTCATTGAAGGTATCTTAGAAAAAGATGGAAAGTTGCATCATGTCTATCCTGGTGAAATTCCTTCACAGTTTCCAAGTAAAGATACGTGGGAGAATCAAGAAGAGTCATTTAAATTTTTACCGCCTAAAAAATCTTATCGAGACAATGAACCTTTGGAGCATATTAACATGGATAAAGCGATACATAAACTTATTGGTGATTTACTATGA
- a CDS encoding TIGR01620 family protein gives MSIIKPFSEIVTESNTNEEKPLIKPFIEDADGGVEITEDTFDALTSMESLTTFQKCVQFLSSLSGLISILIMFVLVALIVDSFKTLLELFSSGSLLDMVYFGALLVLIATLSLFTFKNYQQIKRLKNVQETQQFYAKQKINPDKHIVPQTLELLTLYSSSANNDLKQMVELLESRINNSQHYKEIYKDLDEEVLGVIDTEVKNKIKTASLQVALSTAISPVALLDAGLIVWRSFLLTKEISTLYGFKAGWLSTIVLLKKGIFNVCFAGVTELAGELASEVFSASAINKFSISAGQGLANGVLLARLGFGVMEACRPLPFSEKKPNYIKTIWSAIKDAVFASQKKTKNESIEK, from the coding sequence ATGAGTATAATAAAGCCCTTCAGTGAAATTGTCACTGAATCAAATACAAATGAAGAAAAACCTTTGATTAAGCCGTTTATAGAAGATGCCGATGGCGGCGTTGAAATTACTGAAGATACTTTTGATGCGTTAACGAGCATGGAATCATTGACTACGTTTCAAAAGTGTGTACAGTTTCTTAGTTCTCTCTCGGGACTCATAAGCATACTGATTATGTTTGTGTTGGTGGCTCTTATAGTTGATTCTTTTAAAACACTTCTTGAATTATTTTCAAGTGGATCACTGCTAGATATGGTCTATTTTGGTGCGTTACTTGTTCTTATTGCCACACTGAGCCTTTTTACCTTTAAAAACTATCAGCAAATTAAGCGTCTCAAAAATGTGCAAGAAACGCAACAATTCTATGCCAAACAAAAAATCAATCCTGATAAACATATTGTCCCACAAACGCTAGAGCTACTTACCCTCTATTCATCAAGTGCCAATAATGACCTAAAACAGATGGTGGAACTTCTTGAATCACGAATCAACAATTCACAGCACTACAAAGAAATTTATAAAGACCTTGATGAAGAGGTTTTAGGTGTGATAGATACAGAGGTTAAAAACAAAATTAAAACAGCCTCATTACAAGTAGCTCTATCAACAGCCATCTCTCCAGTAGCATTATTGGATGCAGGTCTTATTGTTTGGAGAAGCTTTCTGCTCACAAAAGAGATTTCAACACTTTATGGCTTTAAAGCTGGATGGCTCTCAACGATAGTTCTTCTAAAAAAAGGGATTTTTAATGTCTGTTTTGCAGGAGTTACAGAACTTGCGGGGGAACTTGCGAGTGAAGTATTTAGTGCATCTGCAATTAATAAATTTTCTATATCCGCGGGACAAGGTTTGGCAAATGGTGTTTTATTGGCAAGACTTGGATTTGGAGTAATGGAAGCATGTCGTCCTTTGCCTTTTTCAGAGAAGAAACCCAATTATATAAAAACAATTTGGTCTGCTATTAAAGATGCAGTGTTTGCATCGCAAAAAAAGACAAAGAATGAAAGCATCGAAAAATAG